From the Burkholderia sp. WP9 genome, the window TCCACGTTTTGCGAGAGACGTGTACGCGATTGTGCGGCGCCGGCCGTCACGGTCGGCAGAAAGCCGGAGTGCTGGTAATCGATCAGCGCGCGTGCCTGCTGCAATTGCGCGACGGCTTTTTGCACGCTCTGATTCGACACCGGCAGCTGATCTTCGAGCTGATTCAGTTCAGGATCGTTGAAGACCGTCCACCAGTCGCCGCGTGGCTGCGTATCGACTGGTGTTGCAACGGCCCAGCCGGATGCCGCCTGCGCGGGGCGGGTGGGCGCCGCGTAGCGATCCGGCACGGCCGTCTCGGGCACCTTATAGGCGGGCAAGGTGGAGCATGCCGTCAGCGCGCATGCCACAACGGTCGCCAAGGTCTTGCGTAGGAATGTCAGGGGCAGGGCGCGCATGGTCGGCTTCCTTGGGATGAACGGCATTAGCCGTGTGCAGCCGACGCGGCGGAGGCGGCCTTAGTGACATCGGCAGCGGCAGCGGGCGCCATCACCTGCACGGCCTCGCCTGCGGTGATCGCATCGCCAGGGTTGTCGATCACGCGATCGGTCGCGGTGAGACCGGTGGCGATCTCGACGTAGGTGCCGAAATCGCGGCCGATCGTCACGGTCTTCAGCGCGACCAGGTTGTTATCGCCGACCACGGCCACGGTCACGCCGGTCGGACGGAACAGCAAGGCACTTACCGGCAGCTCGAGTGCGGGATGCTCGGTGTCGAGGGCAAGATGGACCTGCACATAAGCGCCGGGACGCAACGCGCCGTCCTTGTTGTCCACGTCGACTTCCACGCGCATCGTGCGGCTCGATGGGTCGATCACGTCGGAACTGCGCGCGACCCGCGCCGGGAACTGGCGGCCGGGATACTGCTGGGTCGTCAGATAAACCTGCGTTCCCACGCTGACGAAGCTCGCGTCGTTTTGCGGAATGTCGGTGAAAGTACGCAACACATCCGTCTGCGCGATGTGGAACAACTCGTTGGCGGGCGCGGCGAGCCCGGGCGTGCCGCCCGCCGTGACCAGCGCTCCCACATCCACGTTGCGCACCGTGATCACGCCATCGAACGGCGCGGTGACTTTCTCGTACGACACCATCTCCGTGAGGCGCGCGACATTTGCCTGCGCCGACGCCAGCGTCGCGTGTTTGGCCTGCATGTCGGCCGTTTTGCTGTCCGCGTCCTGCTGCGAGACGGACTGCGTTTGCAGCATCTGCTGCCAGCGTTGCGCGGTGGTATTGGCGTAGTTGTAGTTGGCTTGCGCAGTGGCCGCATCGGCGCGCGCCTGCTGCAATTGCGCGTCGAGTTCCGGCGTTTCGATGGTGGCGAGCAACTGGCCGGCTTTCACCTTGGCGCCGATATCGCTGGTCCAGTGCTGGATGTAGCCGCTGGTTCGCGCATACACCGAGGCATCCGCATAGGGCATGACGGCGCCCGGCAGCAGCAATTCTTGCGAAGCCGGCGCGTGGCCGGGCGAGACGACCTTGACCGTCAGCGCGGTTTGCGCGGCAACCTGTTGGTCCAGCGCCGAACTGGCCCGCAAGCGCGGCACGATGCCGATGATCAGCAGCACAGCGGCGACGCCCGCGAGAATCAGCGGCAGACGGTAGCGGCGCAGTGCGCCGGCGCGGACGGTCTCGCGTGGCGGCGCCGGGCGCAGGGTAGGCAGACCTGCGCTGGTGACGGCGCCGTCGTGTTCCGGAGTGGCATCAGGCGTGTTCATGATGGAGTCCTATCGTGGGCATTGGTTATTGAGCCTGGCTAGCGGTGGTAGCGGTGGTAGCCGTGGTAGCGGCCTGGCGGGCGCGGCGCT encodes:
- a CDS encoding efflux RND transporter periplasmic adaptor subunit, coding for MNTPDATPEHDGAVTSAGLPTLRPAPPRETVRAGALRRYRLPLILAGVAAVLLIIGIVPRLRASSALDQQVAAQTALTVKVVSPGHAPASQELLLPGAVMPYADASVYARTSGYIQHWTSDIGAKVKAGQLLATIETPELDAQLQQARADAATAQANYNYANTTAQRWQQMLQTQSVSQQDADSKTADMQAKHATLASAQANVARLTEMVSYEKVTAPFDGVITVRNVDVGALVTAGGTPGLAAPANELFHIAQTDVLRTFTDIPQNDASFVSVGTQVYLTTQQYPGRQFPARVARSSDVIDPSSRTMRVEVDVDNKDGALRPGAYVQVHLALDTEHPALELPVSALLFRPTGVTVAVVGDNNLVALKTVTIGRDFGTYVEIATGLTATDRVIDNPGDAITAGEAVQVMAPAAAADVTKAASAASAAHG